AGCTGCTGAAAGTGCGCACGATGGTGGGCCTGATTCCGATGTTTGCCGTGGAAGTGCTCGACGAAGACCTGCTGGCCAGCGCGCCGCTGTTTCTGGAGCGCATGAATTGGCTGCTCGATAACCGGCCCCACCTGGCTTCGCTGGTGAGCCACTGGCAGGAGCCGGGCAAGGGCGCGCGCCGCCTGCTCAGCCTGCTGCGGGGCCACCGCCTGAAGCGCTTGCTGTTCAGGATGTTGGATGAGCAGGAGTTTTTGTCGGACTACGGTGTGCGCAGCCTGTCGCGGGTGTATAAGGACAAGCCCTACGTGTTCAGAGACACGGAGATAACGGTAAATTACCAGCCGGCCGAGTCGGAAACCGACCTGTTTGGCGGCAACTCCAACTGGCGCGGCCCCATCTGGATGCCGGTTAATTTCCTGCTGGTTGAGGCCTTACAGCGGTTTCACCACTACTTCGGGGAAGATTTTAAGGTGGAATACCCGACGCACTCGGGCCAGTACTCGACGCTGCTGGACGTGGCCGATGCCCTCACGGTGCGCCTCACCAAGCTCTTTTTGCGCGACCCCGGCACGGGCCGCCGCGCCTGCTTCGGCGACAGCGACTTGTTGCAGCACGACCCCAATTTCAAGGACTACGTCCTCTTCAACGAGTACTTTAACGGCGATACCGGCCACGGCCTCGGGGCTAGCCACCAAACCGGCTGGACGGGCCTCATCGCCAAGCTCTTGCAGCCCAAAATAATGAATGGCCAACGCCAAAGCCAAGAACCTTAACCTTATGCCCGTACCTGCTCCCTGGCTCGATGCCACCACGCCCATTCGCACCCAGATGGTGCACTGGCCCGACAACCTCGGCGTGACCGTGACCCGCACCCTGAGCCAGGACCGGGGCGACGCCGCCAACGTGACCGAGCTGCACCTGAGCGCCCACACCGGCACCCACGTCGATGCGCCGCTGCACTTCACCACCGGTGCCGGCGATGCGACTACCCTCGACCTGGGCCGCCTCATGGGGCCGGCCACCGTGGTAACAATCCACGACCCCACCAGCATTAGTCTGGCCGAAGTGCAGCAGCTGGCTATCAGGCCCGGGACCGGGGCGCGGATTTTATTTAAAACGCGCATCTCCGGCAGCGATTGGAGCACCGAGCCGTTCAAGCCCGATTTTGTGGCCTTGGATGGCGACGCGGCCCGCTACCTGCGCGACCTGGGCGTGGTGTGCGTGGGCGTCGATTACCTCTCCGTGGGCAAGGCCGATGCCCACCACGCGCTCCTCGATGCCGGCATTTGCGTGATTGAGGGGCTAGCCCTGCAGCACATCGAGCCCGGCCACTACGAGCTGCTGTGCCTGCCGCTCACTATTGTGGGCAGCGACGGCGCCCCCGCCAGGGTGCTGCTGCGGCCGCTGTAGAGCGGCCGGGCCAGTCTTCAGCCAATGACTAGAAAAGCTGCTTAAGTTGCTGGCTTTTTAAGCCCAGCCGCCTGCTTGCTTATGTCTGCCGCCAAAATTCCCGCTACGCCCGCCGCCATTGCCGCCTTTTTTCAACTGCACGATGCGGGGCGGGTACCCGCGCTATTACCCATTCGCTACCACCGGATGCGCGTCGAGGCGCTAGCGTTTTTCCGGGGTAGTGCGCCGCTGTACTACACGCGCTTTGGGGCGGCGCCGGCCCTGGCCGACGGGCCGGTAGGCTGGCTGTGCGGCGACGCGCACATCGAGAATTTTGGCTCGTACCGGGGCGATAACGGCTTGGTTTATTTTGACTTGAATGATTTTGATGAAGCCGCGCTAGGCCCACTGCGCTGGGATGTGGGCCGCCTGCTGGTGAGCGTGCGGCTAGCGGCGGCCCGCCTGGGCCTGCCGGCTGCTGCCCAGCAGGCCCAGGCCGAACTCCTGCTGAGGGCTTATGCCGCGGCGCTGGCCGCCGGCAAGGCCTACCTGCTGGAGCGGGCCACGGCGCGGGGTGTGGTGCGGCAGTTGCTCAAGGCTGTGCAGCAGCGCCGCCAGCGCGAGCTGCTGGCCAGCCGCACGAGCCGCCGCAACGGCTGGCACTTTCGGGCCCACAAAGTAGCCGCCCTGCGCCCCCTGCCGCCGGCCGAGCACCTAGCCGTGCTGCGCGCCGTTGAAAACTGGCGGCTGGCGCAGGCTGTGCCGCCCTGTGGCCCCCTGCTCGACGTGGCCGGCCGCATCGCCGGCGTAGGTAGCCTGGGCGTGCCGCGCTACGCCCTGCTGGCCCGCAGCTGCCACCCCGGCAAGCTACCCCGGCTGCTGGACCTGAAGCTGGCCCTGCCGGCCGCGCCGGCTCCGTTTAGCCCGGTGCCGCAGCCTGCCTGGCCCACCGAAGCGGCCCGCGTAGTTGCGGCGCAGGGCTACCTGCAGGCGGTGTGCCCGGCGCTGCTGCAAGACCTGGAGCTCGGTGGGCGGCCCTTCGTGCTGCGAGCCTTGCAGCCGGTGGCCGATAAATTGAACTTTGACAGCCTGCCCGCCGATTCGGCTGGCTTCGAGCAAGCGCTAGCCGATTTTGGGCATCTGCTGGCCTGGGCTCACCTGCGGGCGGCGGGCCACCGGGGTAGCGCCGGCCCCGATGCCCTACGGGACTGCGGCGCCACCGTAGGTAGCTGGGGCGGCGAGATACTGGCATTTGCGGCCACGGCTCAGGCCGCCGTGGAGGCTGATTATGCCGCCTTTGCCCTGGCCTGCGACGAAGGCCTGTTGCCCACGGCGGCGCGCTAGCCCCACCGGCCCTGCTGCGGGCACCTGCGGGCGCAGTCGCGCTTGCTGCTAGCCCGCTTACGCTGCCGCTGGCTGGGTAGTGTCAAGGGCCAGCCCGGTGAGTGGCGGGCAAACAAGGTAAGGCGTCGGGCCAAGCAGCACTGGGTAAGGGGCGACAGAAGTAAGTAACCCACTCCGGCTTTAGCACTGGCCGAGCGGCCGGCCCGAGCGGCTAGGCTATTGTCTAGGCGTGGTAATTAGCACCGGCTACCTATCTTGCTGACTACTCCTTTACTCAGTCTAATATTGCTACTTTAACGTGCTATTTATTCCACGTTTTGTGCTACGGGCGGGCGGTTGTGGGCTGTTTGCGATTGGGCTAGCCTTTGGTAGCCATGCGCAGCGAGTGGTTAAGACCGACAATGCCGTGTACCAGCACCGCGGCCCGCGCTTCCTGCCTAGCCTGAGTATTGACAACCGCAACTCCTTCGTGCAGTCATCGGCTGTGCGCATTATCGGCCTCAACCTGGGCCTGCTGCCGCGCGGCAAGCCCTACCGCCTGGGCCTGGGCGGCTACACGCTGCGCCGTAGCTACTCGCAGCTGTATACCTACTCGGGCAAAGGTAAGAATGCCAAGCTCAAGGATACTTTTAGCCCAGAGCTGAATCTTAGGTATTTAACCCCAAACTTCACTTATATTTTTCTGCGCCGCCGCTTCATCGAGCTGAGTATTCCGGTCGATATCGGGCTGGGGCGCAGCCACTACACCGTTACCGACGAAAAAGGGAACGTCTCGACCGACAATAAAGGATTATTTTTTCCCGCCGAAATCGGGTTTGGCGTGTTGCTCAAGCCCACGCGCTGGGTTGGGGTCAGCGGGGCGGTGGGCTACCGGGTATCGCTCAAAGAGATAGATTATAAAGAGGATTTTGATGGCTGGTACTACAGCTACCGCCTCAACCTGTTTGTGGGCCCCATCTGGCACGACCTGCGGCGGGCGCACCGGGACTGGCGGGCCTGGCGCACCGCCCACCCTGCGCCCGAGGTCCCGCTCAACCCGCCGCCCGACGGCATTGGTAATCCCTAGCGGGCGTTATTTGTGGCCATGAACCAACCAATCATTCTCATCATGGGCGTGTCGGGCTGCGGTAAAACTACTGTGGGCGAGCTGCTGGCCCGGCGCCTCGGCCGGCCTTTCTACGATGGCGACGACTTTCACTCGGCCGCCAACGTGGCCAAGATGGCGGCCGGCACGCCGCTCACCGACGCCGACCGGGCCGACTGGCTCGCCACCCTGGCCAAGGACTTTGGCCAGTGGGAAGTGGCCGGCGGCGCCGTGGTGGCCTGCTCGGCGCTCAAGGAAAGCTACCGCCAAACGCTGCAGGCCGGGGCCAGCCTGCCCATTCAATGGGTGCTGCTCGACGGCGACCCCGCCGTGCTGCGCGCCCGCATTGCTAACCGCCTGGGCCACTACATGAAAGCCAATATGCTCGCCTCGCAGCTGGCCACGCTGGAGCGCCCCGCCTACGGCTTGAAACTCAACATTGAAGACACGCCCGAGCAGCTGGTGCAGCAGATACTGGACCAGCTGCACCTGGCGCCCGTGGCCGCGCTGCCAGCCTAGCCAGCCTACCGAAACGTGCGCGAAAGGCCCACCGTGAGGTAAAAAAACGAGGCGTCGTAACCGCCCGCGGGCACGTGCAGCGGCACCAGGTAGCTAGGGGTGGCCGCCACGCTAAAGCGCCCGGCCGCCAGCGTAACGGGCAGCGAAAGCGTGTAGCCCAGCGAGCTAAAAGCCGGGGTAGCCGGCTCCACAGACCTCGTTACGATGCCGCGCCGCTTGCTGCTTACCTGACTGGTGGTGGCGAGCGAGGCGGCGTAGAAGTGCTGGCTGCCGGCCCCAAACTCCACCGTAGGCTCTATCGACAGCGTGTCGTGGGCGAGCACGGGCAGCCGAAACGGATGGCTCAGGTCAAAAGTCAGCACCAAGTCGTGGGTATTGCCCACAAACACGTCGGCGCTGGCGCTGGCCGTCGCAAGGCCAAAAAACTGCGTAATGCTGGCGCTGAGGTCGTTGTGCAGCGAAGTTTGCACCAGGGCACTTTCGCCGTAGGCAAAGAGGCGCGTGTACTGCACCGTCCAGTACGTGTCGGAATTACCCACCGACTGCCAGCCCGCCATCAGCTCCCCATAGTTGATAAACGGCTCGCGCAGCGTTTGGTAATTATAAGAATGGTTGAGGTAAAGCGAGCTGATGAAGCCCCGGGGCGCCTGGTAGGTGAGGGTAGTACCCAGGTAGCCCTTATCATTTTCGGGCATGGGCGCGCGCTGCAAGTACGTGGTGCGTGTGGCCGAAGTAAAGCCCAGCGTGAGCAAAGGCGGCGCCGGGCCGGGCCCGGCGGCCAGCAAATCGGGTAGGGGCGGGGCTGCAGCCGAGGCCAACTGGCTAGCCAGCAGGACCGGCAGCAGGCTGGCAAAAAATGCGCGGGGCATGAGAGCGAGGTGAAAGAAAAGTCGAAAAGCCGACAAGGTTCGGCCAAGAAGTGTGGACGGCAGATGAAGCTGGCGACGGCCAGCCAAGCGCCGGGCTAAAGCTAGCGCGCTGCTAGGATGCGCCGGCCGGCCGTAAGTTTAACTACTGGCTGAATAGGTCAAAAAAAGTGCGGCTGTGTTGGCCTGAGCCCGCTTTTAGACGGACCTTTGCAACTGCTACTTGTACTTTATCATGCTGAAAAAATACTGGCTGCTGACGCTGCTCCTGCTCCTTGCCGCCAGCGGGCTAGCCCCCGGCCGCGCCTGGGCGCAGGGCTCGGCGCCTACTACGCCGCTGCTGCGTAGCCTCTCGCTCACCTTCGATACTGTGCGCTACAGCCTGGGCGAGCAGATGCTGACCGTAGCCGGTGAGCCGCGCCTCTACTTTTATTACCACAACGACGACCAGGTGGCCGAGCTGCGCCTAGTGCCGCTGCGGCCCGGCCGCCGGCCGCCGCGCCTGCTGCCCTCGCCCGATTTTGTGCTCCAGGATTCGCTTATTGCCGGGCCGGGCGGCGAGTACCGGGGCATGCTGCACTTTCGTAACCTCACCGGGGCGCCCTTCGTGCGGCTGGCTTTTGCGCCGGCCGTAGACTCGGCCGGGCAGCCGGCGCGGGCCCAGCAGCTTGTGAGCCTGCTGCCCCTCACCCGCACCACCCTCGATGCGCGCCTGGCTAGCCCCGAGTTATTTATCGGAGAAGAGAAAGTGCTGGAAGTGAGCACCAATAATGTAGCCAACGTGCGCGTCAGCAACGAGTGGACCAAAAACCAGGACATCGACTACAAGCTGACGCGCGAGAAGAACGGGCTGTTTCTGCACCTCGTGCCCAACACGCTGGGGGCGCACACGGTGCTGGTGCGGGCCCTGGCCGAGCGCCCGCACCTCGACGGGGCCGGCCGCCTCACCTACCAACTGCCGCCGCTGCGCCTCGACTTTGTGGTGCGGGCCAGCCGCCTGCGCTTTCTCACGGCCGAGCGCAAGGATGTGACCTACGACGACGCCGGCCGCAGCCAGGGCTCCGAGTTTGTGCTCGATGATGGCCACAACTTTGAGCTGCATCGTACCTACCGCATTGAGGCGCAGCAGGAACCCGGCGGCGCGCTCGTGGCCGAGCTCTACACCCGCAGTTATTTGAGCAACGACCGGGTGCTGTGCCAGTTGCGCGTGTACAATACCCACCGCCAGGCCGACGGCTACCTATTCATTAAGGATGGCGACGTGGCCAAGTACATCACTAATTTCGACATCACGCCCCGGCCGCGCATCATGGCCATCAGCGTGCTGCACCGGGGTGGCGACTGGGGCGGCAATACCACCGTGAGCCCCGGCGAAACGGTAGATGTGCGCCTCGAAGGCGAGTCGCTGCTGAAAGGCCGCTACCACTTCGACGGCGCCAATATTATCCCTTCCGATTCTTCGACGCGCTCCGAAAAAGTAGTCATCTACCGCGTGCAGGTGCCGCTGAGCAGCGTGCGCAAGCGCATCGGGGTATTCGACGGCAGCACGCCCACCGACTACGGCCTGAGTGTGAAGGAAGCCCAGCGGCCGCACCCGCTCAATTTTGTGCAGGTCAACTACGGCAATGGGCCGCACCCCGTCACGCAGCTCAACGGCCCCGTTCTCTACGACAAGACCATCCCCGACGTGGTGTTTAGCTTCAACGCTAACGCCATCGACGAGAGCGGCAACCTCTACGGCCGCCAGTACCTGACGATGGACGTGCGCACCGTGGACGACAAGGGTAACCTCATCGACCAGCGCTCGGTCGACCAGCTGGTGATTTGCCCCGGCGAGTCGTCGCCGCGCTACGCCTACTACCAGGGCAACGACTGCCAGGTCGGCAATTTCAGCCTCAACAGCCTGCTGGGCCGCAAAACCTACGACCTCGACGCCTGGTACCGCATCATCATCACCGTGCGCCACGACGCCCGGCAGTACGGCAGCAAAGGGTTTTCGCAGCAGATAGAGCTGGTGCTGCGCCGCCACGTCAACTTCGATATCAGCGTGAGCTTCCCAGCCGGCCTGCTTACCAAATATGCTGGCCAGTCGAGCTACACCAGCTTTGGCGGCATCAGCCTGGCCACGCTGGCACAGCTTAGCTTCTACGCGCCCGACCGCATCAACCGGCTGCGGCCTTACCGTATCGGGGCCGGCTTTGTGGCGCTCAATGCATTCAATCTGTCGAACGACCAAAGCGTGCAGCGCGACCTAGGCATCGTGATAATCGGCTCGGTGGTGCCGGTGCGCACGGGCGCCCGGCTCACTTTTCCGCTGTATCTGGGCGGGGGCTACCTGCTCACGCAGCGCCTGCCTTTCCTGTTGTTCGGGCCGGGCATCGGCGTCACGCTGTAGCGTGAAGCTGAGGCTTCGCGCTAGCCGGCCTGCTACCAGCGCCAGCCCAGCAGCGCCCCGCCGTAGTAATTGCGGCCCGGCGCGGGCTGAAAGTACTTGCCGCCGAAGGCGTTGAGGTCGTTGCCGAGGCTGTAGCGGCGGTCGGTGGCGTTTTCTATGCCGCCGTAGAAGTCTACTTCCAGCCGCCCGGCCAGGGTGCGGCGCCAGCCCGCGCGGCTGCCGAAGACCCAATAGCCGGCCGCATAGTCGGTGTTGGCATCAGTGAGCGGCAGCGTGGCTTGGTGGCCCACGGTAGGACTGAGGTAGAACCCTAGCCGCTGCGTAAAATCGAGGCCCGCGCTGAGCGTGTGCGGCGCGGTGCCGGTGAGCTGATTGCCGCCGTACTGCTGCCCGGCGGCCGACTCATAGCTGCCGAAGCGGAAGTAGTTGTAGGCGTAGCTAGCCCACAAGCGCAGGCCCGCCCTGGTAGTTTGCCCCATGCCGGGCCCGCCCGGCATGGGTGCCACCTGCTGCCAGAGCTGGTAGCTGGCCGCCACCTCGGCGCCGCGCTGGTGGGTGTCGCCGGCATTGGCAAAAAGCTGGATGCCCTGCGCATTGGAGCGCGACACGATGGTATTGCGCAGCTCAAAATCGAACACGGCCACGTCGAACGTGAGGCGCTCGTGCAGCAGTGTGCCGCGCCCGCCCACCTCGTAGCTGGTGCCGCGCTCGGCTTGCAAATCTTGGCTGATAGTGCCATCGGAGGGCCGCAGCTCGGCCTCGGTGGGGGGCGAAAAACCGGTACTCACGCTGGCATAGGCCGAAAGCTGCGGGGTGATTTCCTTAAGCAAGGCTAGCCGAGGCAATACCTGAGGCTGAAAATCGCGCGCCACGCCGTAGCCGGTCGGGTTGGTAGCGGCCGATGAGATGCGCGCAATCTGGTAGCGCAGGCGGTTGTAGCTAGCCCCGGCCGTGAGCAGAAAGCCGGCCGGCAGCTCGTAGTCAGCCTGCGCAAAGACAAAGCCGGTGCGGGTTCGTATCTCGTCATTGTAGCGCAGCGTGGTGGGGGCAC
The genomic region above belongs to Hymenobacter sp. BRD128 and contains:
- a CDS encoding gluconokinase; protein product: MNQPIILIMGVSGCGKTTVGELLARRLGRPFYDGDDFHSAANVAKMAAGTPLTDADRADWLATLAKDFGQWEVAGGAVVACSALKESYRQTLQAGASLPIQWVLLDGDPAVLRARIANRLGHYMKANMLASQLATLERPAYGLKLNIEDTPEQLVQQILDQLHLAPVAALPA
- a CDS encoding DUF2252 family protein, which codes for MSAAKIPATPAAIAAFFQLHDAGRVPALLPIRYHRMRVEALAFFRGSAPLYYTRFGAAPALADGPVGWLCGDAHIENFGSYRGDNGLVYFDLNDFDEAALGPLRWDVGRLLVSVRLAAARLGLPAAAQQAQAELLLRAYAAALAAGKAYLLERATARGVVRQLLKAVQQRRQRELLASRTSRRNGWHFRAHKVAALRPLPPAEHLAVLRAVENWRLAQAVPPCGPLLDVAGRIAGVGSLGVPRYALLARSCHPGKLPRLLDLKLALPAAPAPFSPVPQPAWPTEAARVVAAQGYLQAVCPALLQDLELGGRPFVLRALQPVADKLNFDSLPADSAGFEQALADFGHLLAWAHLRAAGHRGSAGPDALRDCGATVGSWGGEILAFAATAQAAVEADYAAFALACDEGLLPTAAR
- a CDS encoding cyclase family protein — its product is MPVPAPWLDATTPIRTQMVHWPDNLGVTVTRTLSQDRGDAANVTELHLSAHTGTHVDAPLHFTTGAGDATTLDLGRLMGPATVVTIHDPTSISLAEVQQLAIRPGTGARILFKTRISGSDWSTEPFKPDFVALDGDAARYLRDLGVVCVGVDYLSVGKADAHHALLDAGICVIEGLALQHIEPGHYELLCLPLTIVGSDGAPARVLLRPL